In Methanothermococcus thermolithotrophicus DSM 2095, one DNA window encodes the following:
- the pstC gene encoding phosphate ABC transporter permease subunit PstC: MHKRNVFEFILENFLKLCALFSSIIILAMILFLIFNGIPAFNFISPVDFVFGMKWNPTMGYYGIFPMIVGSFVVTILALLFAVPLGVGCAIFLAEMAPKRVQSILRPAIEILTAIPSVVYGFVGMVLLVPFLRDFFNVNPGFSWLAASIILAVMILPTITVLSEDAINSVPRELKEGSLALGSTKWQTIKKVILPAALSGILSSIVLGMGRAIGETMAVLMVAGNWALIPRSVFDPVRPLTSHIVLNIKEAASGSVVYYAMFATGIVLFVMVIGLNLISQYLDKKYRIKWD; this comes from the coding sequence ATGCATAAAAGGAACGTATTTGAATTTATTTTGGAAAATTTCTTAAAATTGTGCGCATTATTTTCGAGTATAATCATCTTAGCGATGATTTTGTTTTTAATATTCAATGGCATACCTGCATTTAATTTTATAAGTCCTGTAGATTTTGTTTTTGGGATGAAATGGAATCCAACTATGGGCTATTATGGAATATTTCCCATGATAGTTGGCTCTTTTGTCGTAACTATTTTGGCTCTTTTGTTTGCAGTTCCTCTAGGTGTAGGTTGTGCCATATTTTTGGCTGAAATGGCACCTAAAAGAGTACAAAGTATTTTAAGACCAGCTATTGAAATTTTAACTGCAATACCATCTGTTGTTTATGGTTTCGTAGGTATGGTTTTGTTAGTTCCATTTCTCAGAGATTTTTTCAATGTAAATCCGGGATTTAGTTGGCTGGCAGCTTCAATAATACTGGCAGTTATGATATTACCTACAATAACCGTCCTATCAGAAGATGCGATAAATTCAGTTCCACGTGAGTTAAAAGAAGGTAGTTTAGCACTCGGATCCACAAAATGGCAGACTATTAAGAAGGTAATTCTTCCAGCAGCATTAAGTGGTATTCTATCAAGTATAGTGCTGGGAATGGGAAGAGCTATTGGGGAAACCATGGCAGTTTTAATGGTTGCAGGAAACTGGGCCCTTATACCAAGATCAGTATTTGATCCCGTTAGACCGTTAACTTCACATATAGTTTTAAACATTAAGGAAGCGGCTTCAGGAAGTGTGGTATACTATGCAATGTTTGCAACAGGCATAGTTTTGTTTGTAATGGTTATTGGATTAAATCTAATTTCGCAATATTTAGATAAGAAATATAGAATAAAATGGGATTAA
- the phoU gene encoding phosphate signaling complex protein PhoU encodes MTREAFYVKIEEIESDVIDMGNLCMDALRKSVDSFLNCNKELAKEVREGDDLIDRKEMEIEEKCVSIIALQQPVATDLREILTVIKTISKLEKIGDSASKIAKIVLKSELNAERENEILNVMLDYLESMLKDALIAFKTKNEELAREVYDRDRKVDRLYEQLYREMMSYVIENPKNITMATETIFAAKYLERIGDLIASIGDRIVYMITGERIKEEEFDFKHYES; translated from the coding sequence ATGACTAGGGAAGCATTCTATGTAAAAATTGAAGAAATAGAAAGTGATGTAATAGATATGGGCAACCTTTGTATGGATGCTTTAAGAAAATCAGTTGATTCATTTTTAAACTGCAATAAAGAACTTGCAAAAGAAGTCAGAGAGGGAGATGATTTAATAGATAGAAAGGAAATGGAAATTGAAGAAAAATGTGTTTCAATTATTGCACTTCAGCAACCTGTTGCAACCGATTTAAGGGAGATACTAACAGTTATTAAAACAATATCAAAACTAGAGAAAATAGGAGATAGTGCTTCAAAAATAGCCAAAATAGTTCTAAAATCTGAATTAAATGCCGAAAGAGAAAATGAGATATTAAATGTAATGCTAGATTATCTTGAAAGCATGTTAAAAGATGCATTAATTGCATTTAAAACAAAAAACGAGGAATTGGCAAGAGAAGTATATGACCGAGATAGAAAAGTAGACCGATTATATGAACAGCTCTATAGGGAGATGATGAGCTACGTAATTGAAAATCCTAAAAACATTACCATGGCCACAGAGACTATCTTTGCTGCAAAGTATTTGGAAAGAATCGGTGATTTAATAGCATCCATTGGAGATAGGATAGTTTATATGATAACTG
- a CDS encoding phosphate ABC transporter substrate-binding protein: protein MKRYLGLIFGLLLISSFVSFSGCIGGGPADSNSVSANNQPVTIKISGSTTVLPIAKEAAKKFMMKNPNYNLEVSGGGSGFGVKQVAEGLVDIGMASRDLKAEEKEKYPNLITHSIARDGVAVVVHPENPVSDLTQEQVKKIFSGEITNWKEVGGPDAPINVYTRDEESGTREVFWEKALGKGKITEKATVVNSNGAMKTAVKQDKNGIGYLSIGYVDSTIKAVKFNGVEPTEENVKKGIYKVSRALNMITNGEPSPAVQAYLDYVLSPEGQEIVREKGYLPIK from the coding sequence TTGAAAAGGTATCTCGGCCTAATTTTTGGCCTATTGCTGATAAGTTCGTTTGTCAGTTTTAGTGGATGTATTGGTGGTGGTCCTGCCGATTCAAACAGTGTAAGTGCCAATAATCAGCCAGTAACAATAAAAATCTCAGGTTCAACTACAGTATTACCAATTGCTAAAGAGGCTGCAAAAAAATTTATGATGAAAAATCCAAACTACAACCTTGAAGTATCAGGTGGAGGTTCAGGTTTTGGTGTCAAACAAGTTGCTGAAGGCTTGGTTGACATTGGTATGGCTTCAAGAGACTTAAAAGCTGAAGAAAAAGAGAAATATCCTAATTTAATCACTCACAGCATAGCTCGCGATGGTGTGGCAGTTGTAGTTCACCCAGAAAACCCAGTTTCAGATTTAACACAAGAGCAAGTTAAAAAAATCTTCTCAGGAGAAATTACCAACTGGAAAGAAGTTGGAGGTCCTGACGCACCTATAAACGTTTACACAAGGGACGAAGAAAGTGGTACTAGAGAAGTATTCTGGGAAAAAGCACTTGGTAAAGGAAAAATTACTGAAAAAGCTACAGTAGTTAATTCAAATGGTGCAATGAAAACTGCAGTTAAACAGGACAAGAACGGAATAGGCTACCTTTCAATTGGATATGTTGACAGCACTATTAAAGCTGTTAAGTTCAATGGTGTAGAACCTACAGAAGAAAATGTTAAAAAAGGAATTTATAAAGTTTCAAGAGCTCTAAACATGATTACAAATGGGGAACCATCTCCTGCAGTACAGGCTTACTTAGACTATGTTTTAAGTCCTGAAGGTCAAGAAATAGTTAGAGAAAAAGGCTACCTACCTATTAAATAA
- the pstB gene encoding phosphate ABC transporter ATP-binding protein PstB, producing the protein MDLKMNTKNVNLWYGEKRALKGINLPIYEKKITALIGPSGCGKSTFLRCLNRMNDLIPTVKIEGEILLDGKNIYDKDVDVVELRKRVGMVFQKPNPFPMSIYDNVAYGPRIHGITDKKTLDEIVEWALKKAALWDEVKDDLKKSALGLSGGQQQRLCIARTIAVKPEVILMDEPTSALDPISTLKIEDLMAELKKDYTIVIVTHNMQQASRISDYTGFFLMGRLIEFNKTEKIFLEPEKKETENYIRGLFG; encoded by the coding sequence ATGGATTTAAAAATGAATACAAAGAATGTAAATTTGTGGTATGGTGAAAAGCGAGCTTTAAAGGGCATTAATTTACCAATCTATGAAAAAAAAATTACTGCATTAATTGGACCGAGTGGTTGCGGTAAATCTACGTTCTTAAGATGCTTAAACAGGATGAACGATTTAATCCCCACTGTAAAAATAGAAGGCGAAATTTTACTTGATGGAAAAAATATCTATGACAAAGATGTGGATGTTGTGGAACTAAGAAAGAGAGTAGGAATGGTATTCCAAAAACCAAATCCATTTCCAATGAGTATTTATGACAATGTCGCCTACGGCCCAAGAATACATGGAATAACCGACAAAAAAACATTGGATGAAATCGTGGAGTGGGCTTTGAAAAAGGCCGCACTATGGGACGAAGTTAAAGATGACTTAAAAAAATCAGCTTTAGGTCTTTCAGGGGGGCAGCAGCAAAGATTATGTATTGCAAGAACCATCGCTGTGAAACCAGAAGTTATATTGATGGATGAGCCTACTTCCGCACTTGATCCAATTTCCACTTTAAAAATTGAAGATCTAATGGCTGAGCTCAAAAAAGATTATACGATTGTTATAGTTACTCACAACATGCAACAGGCAAGTAGGATCTCAGACTACACTGGATTCTTTTTAATGGGGAGACTCATAGAATTTAACAAAACTGAGAAAATATTCCTTGAACCTGAGAAAAAAGAAACTGAAAACTACATAAGGGGTTTATTTGGATAA
- the pstA gene encoding phosphate ABC transporter permease PstA encodes MNHSQRARLEEKIAFFTLYLFGFTVIGILFVIVGYIFVNGIGAINMEFFFGESNPINVILGTERTFDGIWNSILGTFALVVLSVLFSIPFGVLGAIYLHEYASDNILTRIIRFSSDCLAGFPSIVFGLFGYAIAIKTVGPCLLIGALTLSFMVLPTIIRATEEGLKAVPPGLREGSLALGATKWQTIRKVVVPTALPQIITGIILSMGRSAEETAAIMFTAATAFSFGIGLFNRVEALPFSLYVLATEYSTAEELQMAYGIALVLILMMFILFGLANILKNRFKMTSSQ; translated from the coding sequence TTGAACCATTCGCAAAGAGCCAGATTAGAAGAAAAAATTGCATTTTTCACACTGTACCTCTTTGGGTTTACAGTAATTGGTATATTATTTGTAATAGTGGGTTATATCTTTGTCAATGGAATAGGCGCAATAAACATGGAATTCTTCTTTGGAGAAAGTAACCCAATTAACGTTATACTTGGAACAGAACGAACATTTGATGGAATATGGAATTCCATTCTCGGAACTTTTGCCTTGGTTGTACTGTCGGTATTATTCTCCATACCTTTTGGTGTACTGGGGGCCATATATCTACATGAATATGCATCAGATAATATCCTAACAAGAATAATTAGATTCTCATCTGACTGTTTGGCAGGATTTCCTTCAATCGTCTTTGGTCTCTTTGGTTATGCCATAGCAATTAAAACAGTTGGACCATGTCTCCTAATTGGGGCTTTAACTCTATCATTTATGGTACTTCCCACCATAATTAGGGCTACTGAAGAAGGTCTTAAAGCAGTACCTCCAGGATTAAGGGAAGGTAGTTTGGCACTTGGAGCTACAAAATGGCAAACCATTAGAAAAGTCGTAGTTCCGACCGCACTGCCTCAAATTATAACTGGAATAATATTATCCATGGGGAGAAGTGCAGAAGAAACCGCTGCAATTATGTTCACAGCTGCAACTGCCTTTTCGTTTGGTATAGGTTTATTTAATAGGGTAGAAGCACTACCTTTTAGCTTATATGTACTTGCTACAGAATATTCAACAGCTGAAGAACTACAGATGGCCTACGGTATTGCCTTAGTCCTTATATTAATGATGTTCATCTTATTTGGTTTAGCAAATATACTCAAAAACAGATTTAAAATGACATCATCTCAATAA